A window of Drosophila santomea strain STO CAGO 1482 chromosome X, Prin_Dsan_1.1, whole genome shotgun sequence genomic DNA:
CCTTGGTTTCCGGTTCGGAAAATGGCGCCGGACCGGCGTAGAACTCGTTGCAGGGCGCCTTGGAGCTGCCCCTTTTGCCCCAATGATACAGCCAGTTCCTGTCCAGATCCACCCCGTAGCAGACCTTATCCGGACCACGTTTCTGCTGCAGCCACGTCATCGCCGAGTCCAGGAGGCCACTGGGTGGCGGAGCCTGGTGCTGCGATCGCGACTTCTTCCAGAACCGATCGTACTCGTGGCTGTACGCATATCCGTCCGGATTCAGGACCGGCATTATGTACCAGGTGGTGTTCCGGATGAACTCCACGTCCTCGTTGCTTTCTGTTGAGTAAACGTTTCAGGGGTTATTCAAAGGggttaattaaatattcatgtatatatatatatattgtaaataAGAAGTATAATATGATTTTCAACCGATCAACGTTGCCGCTGTACCCCAACTCAGATCACATTAGTTATCCCTTTGTCAGTCCGTTAGTCAGTTTATCTGTAGACCGAAAAATCGAAAGTGTATCATTTAGGCGTCAACAGCTTGCCACTGCTCCACCAGTTGGATCAAGATCGGGATGGAGAGGCGAAGACCCCGAAAGTCCTCGCGTCAATACGTGCGCTCCAAATCGAATTCCTCTGTTGgcggaggacgaggaggaggagtggcAGAGGGCAGTGGCTCATCATCGCCAGACGGTAATAAAGCATCCACCATCACATCCCTTCTGGGCGGCAGACTCCAGAGGGTTTCCCGCATCGCCAGAGCTCCGCACGGCCTGCAAGTTACCGAAAATCCAGACGATGGTGCGGCACCAATCGTGCCCGATAGAGAATCCGGCGCATCAGATGTGTCCGGTGTGAATCCGGGCGTTATGGTCATTCCGGAGGCGGCCAGTCCCCGGGGATCGGCGGTGCATGGCGCACACGTTGGTTTGGTTTTCAGTACCACGGCCAGGGACTCGGAGAGTCCGCGTATATCGGAGGAGGTGACCGAGGTATTCCGAACCTCCTCGCGTAGCACATCCAATCCTCCCGCTGGGGGCAATCTGCGCTTTGAGTCCACGCCCGTCGGTCTGAATGACGGCGGGGCTGGCAACATAAACTTCGCACCGCACACCTTCTACGATCAGAACAGGTATAGCATGATATCCAACGATGACAGCGATGACAACCGAAGACAGAGTGCCCAGAGTGGACAGAGTGGCCAGAGCATGGGCGCCTGCCGCCATGGCTGGACGGCGCATCAACCGCCAAGTGGCGCTGGTCACGCCGGCAGGGACACCCTGGGATTCGCCATCAATCTGGGCACCGCCACCTTGGGCCACGAGCGATGCAGCCTGGGCGTGGCATGCGATGAGGACTGCGGCTATGGAACTGGCTGTGATGCCGCCTGCGGTGAGGCACATGGCGTTGATACCGGTAGCTTTGTATATCCGGAAACGCTGGGCAATGCACCGTTAATCTTGGCACCCGCATCAGGAGGTCCAGCTGCACCCAGTGCCCTACGAGGTGCTGGCTATAAGCCCGTTGGCGCCGCCCAACGAGGATCCTTTGGAGCGGATTTCGGGAGCGATCAGCTGAACTTCTTCATTACCTTCCTACTGGAGGTACTCGGTGTGCTGTTGtgagtatacatatattgataACTCCTGGCACTGAACCTTTGATAATCTATGGGATCTTTCGCTAGCTTCTTTGCCATCTGCACGATAACATTTTGGATTACTC
This region includes:
- the LOC120456924 gene encoding uncharacterized protein LOC120456924, with amino-acid sequence MERRRPRKSSRQYVRSKSNSSVGGGRGGGVAEGSGSSSPDGNKASTITSLLGGRLQRVSRIARAPHGLQVTENPDDGAAPIVPDRESGASDVSGVNPGVMVIPEAASPRGSAVHGAHVGLVFSTTARDSESPRISEEVTEVFRTSSRSTSNPPAGGNLRFESTPVGLNDGGAGNINFAPHTFYDQNRYSMISNDDSDDNRRQSAQSGQSGQSMGACRHGWTAHQPPSGAGHAGRDTLGFAINLGTATLGHERCSLGVACDEDCGYGTGCDAACGEAHGVDTGSFVYPETLGNAPLILAPASGGPAAPSALRGAGYKPVGAAQRGSFGADFGSDQLNFFITFLLEVLGVLFFFAICTITFWITLGYHVVQLLVDLKNADRNVQVAVAIVFGLLLVAFAISQVTHLSGSCCRSRDRARSRAKGGGIGFFHRSSKSKTKSSASKTRSCAHKPKIKKAASCGPSLGFHSHRKMRYTDCEGRAIFLSSRRYAIPTEMKQPPTIVLWMRDALARMMQ